A DNA window from Aminipila luticellarii contains the following coding sequences:
- a CDS encoding protease complex subunit PrcB family protein has product MSENKFLKKLGGPWKKVLIIILVVVVVLLAAVFAMNHFGGSEAVKFKVLGEQEIPQDIVGQVIPEYRDLERALACMVDDKVYVLVSRGEKPTSGFDLNIDRMAIEEKDGVTNLAVYANFADPEPGVALTQILTYPLKVAETELTQLPDQIELRVQYK; this is encoded by the coding sequence GTGAGCGAGAATAAGTTTTTGAAAAAGTTGGGTGGGCCGTGGAAAAAAGTCCTTATAATAATTTTAGTTGTAGTGGTAGTTCTTTTAGCGGCCGTATTTGCCATGAATCATTTTGGCGGGTCGGAGGCTGTAAAATTTAAAGTCCTTGGAGAGCAAGAGATCCCTCAGGATATCGTGGGTCAGGTCATACCGGAATATAGGGACTTGGAAAGAGCTCTTGCGTGTATGGTAGATGACAAAGTATATGTACTCGTTTCTCGGGGTGAAAAACCTACATCAGGCTTTGATCTAAATATTGATCGGATGGCGATAGAAGAGAAGGACGGCGTGACGAATCTGGCTGTGTATGCAAATTTTGCGGACCCGGAACCGGGTGTGGCGCTTACTCAGATTCTGACTTATCCTCTCAAGGTCGCAGAAACTGAACTGACCCAACTGCCTGACCAGATAGAACTCAGAGTGCAATATAAATAA
- a CDS encoding WecB/TagA/CpsF family glycosyltransferase, with product MENSKRIKILDVPVDMVNNQQAMEIFKGLMERPGCDLIVTPNSEIIMNATRDPELKMLIEEAGLIIPDGIGLVYASKIIGQPLNERVTGVDFLNSILEYLEQNGKSVYLLGSKPANEERASVAELAGENMRIKHPRLKIAGTHDGYFKKQEEADLVKEINASGAEFLCTALGAPKQEKFIYEHRNELINIRAGIGVGGSLDVWAGTVKRAPKFYQEHGLEWLYRLIQEPSRYKRMAQLPLFMVKVLAKGKQ from the coding sequence ATGGAAAACAGTAAACGAATAAAAATTTTGGACGTACCTGTGGATATGGTCAACAATCAGCAGGCAATGGAAATTTTTAAAGGGCTTATGGAAAGACCGGGCTGCGATTTAATCGTAACGCCCAATTCTGAAATAATAATGAATGCGACCAGAGATCCGGAGCTAAAAATGCTGATAGAAGAGGCTGGACTCATTATTCCTGATGGAATCGGTTTGGTATATGCTTCTAAAATAATCGGTCAGCCCTTAAACGAAAGAGTGACAGGGGTAGATTTTCTGAACAGTATATTGGAATATTTAGAGCAGAACGGGAAATCCGTATATCTTCTGGGCAGCAAGCCGGCTAATGAGGAAAGAGCATCGGTGGCGGAACTGGCGGGAGAAAATATGCGAATCAAGCATCCAAGGCTGAAAATTGCGGGGACCCATGACGGATACTTTAAAAAGCAGGAAGAAGCGGATTTGGTCAAAGAAATCAACGCGTCGGGGGCAGAGTTTTTATGCACGGCGCTGGGTGCTCCTAAGCAGGAAAAATTTATTTATGAGCATAGAAATGAATTAATAAATATCCGTGCCGGAATAGGTGTCGGCGGAAGTCTCGATGTATGGGCGGGAACCGTAAAGAGGGCACCGAAATTTTATCAGGAGCATGGATTGGAATGGCTTTACAGGTTGATACAGGAACCTAGCAGATATAAGAGAATGGCACAATTGCCGTTATTTATGGTTAAAGTCTTAGCAAAAGGCAAGCAATAG
- the csaB gene encoding polysaccharide pyruvyl transferase CsaB: protein MYKILISGYYGFNNIGDESILRAVVDNLQDRLEDIEITVLSQDPVSTAEKYGVKSASRKSMKSIVKAVKRCDLLVSGGGSLLQDVTSKKSILYYLIIMWLAQLFRKKIFIYSQGIGPINSNLNRRLTARTLSKVSGIVVRDEASKEFLAEIGVDPQRVEVTADPVLRIKPVPLIIGQEILRKEGIQIDRDRLTVGFAIRERKTDSEFVDELCIAIDRLVTEQKAQIVLIPFHYSEDVGVIEELEKRLGDKVCSIKHKYLTNEMLSIIGNMDLLVGVRLHALIHSAIMNVPMIGISYDPKINSFMKSIGMKAMCSIYDFNNQDFMEEFNKTIQHREVIKNRVQEKLVHLTKALDTNEEMIKKIMEK from the coding sequence ATGTATAAGATATTGATTTCAGGGTACTATGGGTTCAACAATATTGGGGATGAATCCATTTTGCGCGCAGTGGTGGACAATCTGCAGGACAGGCTTGAGGATATTGAAATTACTGTGTTGTCGCAAGATCCTGTCTCTACAGCTGAAAAGTACGGCGTAAAATCCGCAAGCAGAAAATCGATGAAGAGCATTGTGAAAGCTGTAAAAAGGTGTGATTTGCTGGTCAGCGGAGGCGGAAGCCTTTTGCAGGATGTCACCAGTAAGAAAAGCATCTTATACTATTTGATCATCATGTGGCTGGCTCAGCTTTTCAGGAAGAAGATTTTTATCTACAGCCAGGGAATCGGACCAATCAATTCTAATTTAAACAGAAGACTGACTGCCAGGACTTTATCAAAGGTCAGCGGAATTGTTGTCCGGGATGAGGCTTCTAAAGAATTTCTTGCGGAAATTGGAGTAGATCCTCAAAGAGTAGAGGTCACTGCAGATCCGGTACTGAGAATCAAGCCCGTTCCCCTGATCATAGGCCAAGAAATTCTGCGGAAAGAGGGTATCCAAATCGATCGGGACCGGCTTACCGTAGGATTCGCCATAAGGGAGCGCAAAACGGACAGTGAATTTGTGGACGAGCTTTGTATCGCCATAGACAGGTTGGTAACGGAGCAAAAAGCGCAGATCGTTCTAATCCCTTTTCACTATTCAGAAGATGTAGGAGTAATTGAGGAACTGGAAAAGCGGCTGGGCGATAAGGTCTGTTCCATCAAACATAAATACTTAACCAATGAAATGCTCAGTATCATAGGAAATATGGATTTGCTGGTGGGGGTTCGGCTCCATGCCTTGATTCACTCTGCCATTATGAATGTTCCCATGATCGGTATTTCTTATGATCCGAAAATCAACTCTTTCATGAAGTCTATTGGTATGAAGGCCATGTGCTCCATATATGACTTCAATAATCAGGATTTCATGGAGGAGTTCAATAAAACCATACAGCATCGGGAGGTCATCAAAAACAGAGTGCAGGAAAAGCTTGTGCATTTGACCAAGGCATTGGATACGAACGAAGAAATGATTAAAAAGATAATGGAGAAATAA
- the ftsE gene encoding cell division ATP-binding protein FtsE encodes MIVFENVTKAYRTNVGLDNVSVKIDKGDFVFLVGPSGAGKSTFIKLILKEIDADSGSIKVNGTEITDLPNRKIPKLRRSMGIVFQDFRLLPKMTVYENVAFAMEIIHMSSRAIRRQVPQVLSLVGISNKANKYPDELSAGEQQRVAIARAIVNNPTVLIADEPTGNLDPDTAWEIMRLLEQINLRGTTIVMVTHAKDIVDKMGKRVIVIEKGKVVRDDVGAYLTGEDAPKHKHTGMYMGGVFGSHV; translated from the coding sequence ATGATAGTTTTTGAAAACGTTACCAAGGCCTATAGAACCAATGTAGGCTTGGATAATGTTAGTGTTAAGATAGATAAAGGTGATTTTGTCTTTCTGGTGGGACCCAGCGGAGCGGGAAAATCCACTTTTATCAAGCTTATTCTGAAAGAAATTGATGCGGATTCGGGCAGCATTAAAGTAAACGGAACCGAAATAACAGATTTGCCTAACCGGAAGATTCCCAAGCTCAGGAGAAGTATGGGAATCGTGTTTCAGGATTTCAGGCTGCTGCCGAAAATGACCGTTTATGAAAATGTAGCGTTTGCCATGGAAATCATCCATATGAGCTCCAGAGCCATCCGAAGGCAGGTACCTCAAGTGCTTAGCCTTGTAGGGATCAGTAACAAGGCCAACAAATATCCGGATGAACTTTCTGCCGGTGAACAGCAGAGAGTGGCTATAGCCAGAGCGATTGTCAATAATCCCACCGTGCTTATAGCGGACGAGCCTACAGGAAATCTGGATCCCGACACAGCATGGGAAATTATGAGACTGTTGGAACAAATCAATCTGAGGGGAACAACCATCGTGATGGTGACTCATGCGAAGGATATTGTAGACAAAATGGGAAAGAGAGTTATTGTAATAGAGAAAGGTAAAGTCGTCAGGGACGACGTAGGAGCCTATCTAACAGGAGAAGATGCCCCGAAACATAAACATACGGGTATGTATATGGGAGGTGTATTTGGCAGCCATGTTTAA
- the ftsX gene encoding permease-like cell division protein FtsX, which yields MFNSIKYTLKQACIQVFRNRTMSFASVFSITAMMLILGLFFVLIVNINMAAEAAKQEYDTVQVYLLDATTYDQAEAMISEVKGVRGVADATYLSKEDALADWKSDWGEQAYLLDSLNGNPLPNSIIVKVDTLEASDSVVSALKQYDGVEDVKYYKETVEKLVKITNAIQIAAFVIMVFLVVVSVVVVSNTIKLTVLARSREIRIMKYVGATNWFIRGPFLLEGIIIGIISAGISAGVVAFVYGKVVNLIGRDLFLILSTPMVSQGFLTAHLIYIFLAIGVSIGACGSIVSMRRFLDA from the coding sequence ATGTTTAACAGTATAAAATATACACTAAAGCAGGCATGTATCCAGGTCTTTCGAAACAGAACCATGAGTTTTGCTTCTGTTTTTTCAATCACAGCTATGATGTTGATACTGGGTCTGTTCTTCGTTTTAATCGTAAACATCAATATGGCCGCGGAAGCGGCAAAGCAGGAATACGATACCGTTCAGGTATACTTATTGGATGCCACCACATATGACCAGGCGGAGGCTATGATTTCAGAGGTGAAAGGAGTCCGCGGTGTGGCGGATGCCACATATCTTTCCAAAGAAGATGCTTTGGCAGATTGGAAATCCGACTGGGGGGAACAGGCCTATCTGTTGGATTCGCTGAACGGGAATCCTCTTCCCAACTCCATTATAGTCAAGGTGGATACGCTGGAGGCATCGGACAGCGTGGTGAGTGCGCTAAAACAGTATGATGGAGTGGAGGATGTAAAGTATTACAAAGAAACGGTGGAGAAATTAGTGAAGATTACGAACGCTATACAAATAGCGGCATTCGTTATTATGGTCTTTCTCGTGGTCGTTTCTGTGGTGGTCGTTTCCAATACCATCAAGCTGACCGTTCTGGCCAGATCAAGAGAAATAAGGATCATGAAGTACGTAGGAGCGACCAACTGGTTTATCAGAGGGCCATTTCTGCTGGAGGGGATTATAATCGGAATTATTTCAGCCGGAATTTCAGCCGGAGTCGTAGCCTTTGTATATGGTAAAGTGGTGAACCTGATCGGGCGGGATTTATTCCTTATATTATCCACGCCGATGGTCTCCCAGGGATTCTTGACGGCTCATCTGATTTATATCTTTTTAGCAATCGGCGTAAGCATTGGGGCTTGCGGAAGTATCGTTTCCATGAGAAGATTTTTGGACGCGTAG
- a CDS encoding transketolase family protein translates to MAEKMATRQAYGQVLVELGDKYDNLVVMDADLSKSTMTADFGKHFPERFLNMGIAEQNLYGAAAGLALSGKIVCASTFAMFAAGRAFEIIRNSIGYPHANVKICATHSGITVGEDGASHQTFEDMALMRTIPGMTVINPGDGFSAKELIRQAVAFEGPAYIRLGRAAVPMIYNEKSVIEIGKGNCIRKGKDYTIIATGIMVNEALMAADQLAKEGLDVRVIDMHTIKPIDKDIILKAAAETKGIVTAEEHSVIGGLGAAVAEVVCQHAPIQMAFVGQQDTFGESGKPEELKEKYGMTAANIVAAVKSLQ, encoded by the coding sequence ATGGCAGAAAAAATGGCGACGAGACAAGCTTATGGGCAGGTTCTTGTAGAGCTTGGAGATAAATATGATAATTTGGTGGTAATGGATGCAGACCTTTCCAAATCAACGATGACCGCTGATTTTGGGAAACATTTTCCGGAACGGTTCTTAAATATGGGGATTGCGGAACAGAATCTGTACGGCGCGGCAGCGGGTCTGGCCTTGTCCGGAAAAATTGTGTGCGCCAGTACGTTTGCTATGTTTGCGGCAGGAAGAGCCTTTGAAATCATCCGGAATTCTATCGGATACCCTCATGCCAATGTGAAAATTTGTGCGACCCATTCAGGAATCACAGTAGGAGAAGACGGTGCCAGCCACCAGACCTTTGAAGATATGGCATTGATGAGAACTATTCCCGGAATGACGGTCATCAACCCCGGCGACGGCTTTTCAGCAAAAGAATTGATCAGGCAGGCCGTAGCCTTTGAGGGTCCGGCTTATATTCGGCTTGGACGAGCGGCAGTTCCTATGATTTATAATGAAAAATCAGTCATTGAAATCGGAAAGGGAAACTGCATCCGAAAAGGAAAGGACTATACGATTATAGCGACAGGTATCATGGTGAACGAAGCATTAATGGCGGCAGACCAGCTTGCAAAAGAAGGATTGGACGTAAGAGTGATCGACATGCACACCATTAAGCCGATCGATAAAGATATCATACTGAAAGCAGCGGCAGAAACGAAAGGTATCGTTACGGCTGAGGAGCATTCAGTCATCGGAGGACTGGGTGCTGCCGTAGCAGAAGTGGTGTGTCAGCATGCGCCTATACAGATGGCTTTTGTCGGGCAGCAGGATACGTTTGGCGAATCGGGAAAGCCGGAGGAATTAAAAGAAAAGTATGGAATGACAGCAGCGAATATCGTAGCTGCGGTAAAATCTTTACAATAG
- a CDS encoding DUF5693 family protein, producing the protein MRAFFKENKWLIIVIFVFVLISGISIGHRIAIEKNNKTYDIIADYNELELMAEQSHKDVSYWLKQFRDKLNITKIGLSEESIVTLMEDTDLEVSGKTMDEVTKEADWKDKLPAAFVQGLTEHGYDSYDVLVQMDSRRAADFVLNAVKNRFEKNKYYAMDFGDSAYVVIDGDSKTALYSQPYKLANSKKGGFIERTDIVGSKIMYISLGLLPEKVEKVQALGLEIIPRTLCYGGYNGDKYGKAVIAEYEKYGIKPEYLIAGGEGVIGYDDGIKLAEKYIKDNHIKIGLIENTTQLQNILQDGVEEIAKDTEYDAVRVFSVWNYIQYRYKFYGYEGAEEIENTLFRAITERNVRVIYFKPIKENQDLFTYVTDMKVYEKMFTSLDKRLEAHNFSYGSASVMKYHEVSYALKMFTAFGCVAAAVLLLSAFLPLKKRGKIILGVLGAAGALAASYVIPNSFVLLLSFVSAVVFACLAITLFTGVSQGLRDTLRPDTPLIKLMGLSALTLIACVLISLMGGMMTAAPLSSTSYMLEIDIFRGVKLAQLLPIAYFAVAYLAYFGFGEKKKNAGKLEFHDLKDMMNTSIKIWMILVGAALAGVGYYYIARTGHESSVEVSSIEMIFRNYLEDMLVARPRNKEFLFAFPSIMLMVYTSVRRFKLWPVLFGLCGVIGMTSVNNTFMHIRTPLYLGFFRTGYSLLFGVIAGIIGIFVFEMIYKIYTKWIVPFQAGCTNQEEGR; encoded by the coding sequence ATGAGGGCATTTTTTAAAGAAAACAAATGGTTAATCATTGTCATTTTTGTTTTTGTACTTATTTCAGGCATTTCTATAGGACATAGGATTGCCATAGAAAAAAATAATAAGACCTATGATATCATAGCAGATTACAATGAGCTTGAATTGATGGCGGAACAGTCGCATAAAGATGTTTCCTATTGGTTGAAGCAGTTCAGGGACAAGCTGAATATTACGAAGATCGGCCTTTCTGAGGAGAGTATCGTGACGCTTATGGAGGATACGGATCTGGAAGTAAGCGGTAAGACCATGGATGAAGTCACGAAGGAAGCGGACTGGAAGGATAAGCTTCCGGCAGCATTTGTTCAGGGACTCACAGAACACGGGTATGATTCGTACGATGTACTGGTTCAGATGGATTCCCGCAGAGCGGCAGATTTTGTGTTGAATGCTGTAAAGAACAGATTTGAAAAGAACAAATATTATGCCATGGATTTCGGCGATTCTGCCTATGTGGTCATTGACGGTGATTCTAAGACCGCTTTGTACTCGCAGCCATATAAATTGGCCAATTCCAAGAAAGGCGGATTTATAGAACGAACAGATATTGTCGGCTCCAAGATTATGTATATCAGCCTAGGGCTGCTGCCTGAAAAGGTTGAAAAGGTTCAGGCTTTGGGGCTTGAAATCATACCGAGAACGCTGTGCTATGGCGGATATAACGGAGATAAGTATGGGAAAGCTGTCATTGCCGAGTACGAAAAGTACGGCATTAAGCCAGAGTATCTTATTGCGGGCGGAGAAGGTGTGATTGGATATGATGACGGTATCAAGCTGGCTGAAAAGTATATAAAAGATAACCACATTAAGATTGGATTGATAGAAAATACTACGCAGCTTCAGAACATTTTGCAGGATGGTGTGGAGGAGATTGCTAAAGACACGGAGTATGATGCCGTACGGGTTTTCTCTGTGTGGAATTATATACAATATAGATATAAATTCTATGGGTACGAAGGTGCTGAGGAAATCGAAAATACGCTGTTTAGAGCCATTACTGAAAGAAATGTCCGGGTCATTTATTTTAAACCGATCAAAGAAAATCAGGATTTATTTACTTATGTAACCGACATGAAGGTATACGAAAAGATGTTTACAAGCCTTGATAAAAGGCTGGAAGCACATAACTTCTCCTATGGTTCCGCTTCTGTCATGAAGTACCATGAGGTAAGCTATGCTTTAAAGATGTTTACAGCTTTCGGCTGTGTTGCAGCGGCAGTTCTTCTGCTCAGCGCATTTTTGCCTCTGAAAAAAAGAGGAAAAATTATCTTGGGCGTATTAGGCGCAGCTGGTGCACTGGCCGCTTCCTATGTGATACCTAACAGCTTTGTGCTTCTGCTTTCTTTTGTCTCAGCGGTGGTTTTTGCCTGTCTGGCTATTACACTGTTTACAGGAGTGAGCCAAGGACTTCGGGATACCTTGAGACCGGATACTCCTTTAATAAAGCTGATGGGGTTGTCCGCGTTGACGTTGATAGCCTGTGTGCTGATTTCCCTAATGGGCGGCATGATGACGGCAGCTCCGTTATCCTCCACCAGCTATATGCTTGAAATCGACATTTTCAGAGGAGTGAAGCTGGCACAGCTGCTGCCGATCGCGTATTTTGCCGTTGCCTATTTGGCATATTTTGGATTCGGTGAAAAGAAAAAGAATGCAGGAAAACTGGAGTTTCATGATTTAAAAGACATGATGAACACCTCCATTAAGATTTGGATGATTCTTGTGGGGGCTGCGCTCGCCGGAGTGGGATATTACTATATCGCCAGGACTGGTCATGAATCCTCTGTTGAAGTGTCCAGCATCGAAATGATCTTTAGAAATTATCTGGAGGATATGTTAGTCGCAAGACCTAGAAATAAGGAATTTCTGTTCGCATTCCCTTCGATTATGCTGATGGTCTATACTTCTGTAAGAAGATTTAAATTGTGGCCTGTTCTGTTTGGACTTTGCGGAGTCATCGGTATGACCTCGGTGAACAATACCTTTATGCATATCAGGACGCCGCTGTACCTGGGCTTTTTCAGAACAGGATACTCCTTACTATTTGGCGTTATTGCAGGTATTATTGGAATTTTTGTCTTTGAAATGATTTATAAGATATATACAAAATGGATCGTGCCGTTTCAGGCGGGCTGTACAAATCAGGAAGAGGGCAGGTAA
- the recJ gene encoding single-stranded-DNA-specific exonuclease RecJ, whose amino-acid sequence MEKWILVNRRADLKRIAETFHIDPLVAKLMRNRDIIEDRDIQAYLYPSLKELYDPFLLKDMKKAVEIVKTAIEKKQKIMAVTDFDCDGICTGYILKHGLEKLGADVCVEIPERIRDGYGINSRIVQDAADQGVKLIITGDNGIAAKEIIEEAKSYGIKVVVTDHHEVPYTVEKNKRVYQLPDADAVVDPKRQDCPYPYDGICGAVVAWKLIQAIYMNMGFGMEKAEEFLPFAAIATVADVMDLRDENRIIVKNGLSAINQTNHIGLRELIRANGLEQVTSYSIGFVLGPCLNSSGRLKTADLALKLLDTQNVDEAKELAAQLKLLNQERKELTEKGIQQAKAVIEENKLYNDSVLLVKLSEVHESIVGIIAGRVKETYNRPVIVLTNVKDGLKGSGRSVEQYDIFEKVNQFKGLLKRFGGHPMACGLSMEEANVDKLREGLNGESGLREEDLVPTVRIDAQVDLSYFTEDVVCGLEVLEPFGKGNTKPVFGEKQIKVMRLRYIGQNNQYLRLTICNKSPVERTALFFGEAEQFVAYFTEKYGRQEVDKAFRNQKNKIEMTITYYPQINVYNGVSSVQFIISHYR is encoded by the coding sequence ATGGAAAAATGGATATTAGTAAACAGGCGTGCTGACTTAAAACGAATCGCGGAAACCTTTCATATCGATCCATTAGTGGCAAAATTAATGCGAAATCGGGATATCATAGAGGATCGGGACATTCAGGCTTATCTTTATCCAAGCTTGAAGGAGCTATACGATCCGTTTTTACTGAAGGATATGAAAAAAGCGGTGGAAATCGTAAAAACGGCCATTGAAAAAAAGCAGAAGATCATGGCAGTGACAGATTTTGATTGTGATGGAATCTGTACCGGCTATATTTTGAAGCACGGCCTTGAAAAGCTGGGAGCAGACGTCTGCGTGGAGATTCCGGAAAGGATTCGCGACGGATATGGAATAAATAGCCGTATCGTACAGGACGCAGCGGATCAGGGTGTAAAACTCATTATAACGGGGGATAATGGAATTGCGGCAAAAGAAATCATTGAAGAAGCAAAATCCTATGGAATAAAGGTGGTGGTGACCGACCATCACGAAGTTCCCTACACGGTAGAAAAGAATAAAAGGGTATACCAGCTGCCGGATGCAGATGCGGTGGTGGATCCGAAAAGGCAGGACTGTCCGTATCCTTATGACGGCATTTGCGGTGCAGTGGTGGCATGGAAGCTGATACAGGCTATATATATGAATATGGGCTTCGGTATGGAAAAGGCAGAAGAATTTTTGCCCTTTGCCGCTATTGCCACCGTGGCCGATGTAATGGATTTAAGAGACGAAAACCGAATCATAGTGAAGAACGGGCTTTCGGCCATCAACCAGACGAATCATATCGGTCTGAGGGAGCTGATCCGAGCAAACGGTCTGGAGCAAGTCACGTCCTATAGTATCGGATTCGTTCTCGGACCTTGCTTGAATTCCAGCGGACGTTTAAAAACAGCAGATCTTGCGCTAAAGCTTCTGGATACGCAGAATGTGGACGAGGCAAAGGAACTTGCCGCGCAGTTAAAGCTATTGAATCAGGAAAGAAAGGAACTGACGGAGAAGGGGATACAGCAAGCCAAAGCGGTGATAGAGGAAAACAAGCTGTATAACGATTCTGTTCTTTTAGTGAAATTGTCTGAGGTTCATGAAAGCATTGTCGGAATCATCGCAGGAAGGGTCAAGGAAACATACAATCGGCCGGTCATCGTACTGACCAACGTAAAAGACGGATTAAAGGGTTCCGGACGTTCGGTGGAGCAGTATGACATCTTCGAGAAGGTAAATCAGTTCAAGGGGCTGCTGAAACGGTTTGGCGGACACCCTATGGCCTGCGGCCTTTCTATGGAGGAAGCCAATGTTGATAAGCTGAGAGAAGGCCTGAACGGGGAAAGCGGATTGAGGGAAGAGGATCTGGTTCCTACGGTTCGTATTGACGCGCAGGTAGATCTTTCCTATTTTACGGAGGATGTAGTATGCGGATTGGAAGTGCTGGAGCCTTTTGGAAAGGGCAATACGAAGCCGGTGTTTGGTGAAAAACAGATCAAGGTAATGAGGCTTCGGTATATCGGGCAGAATAATCAGTATTTGCGCCTTACTATTTGTAATAAAAGCCCGGTGGAAAGAACGGCTCTCTTCTTTGGAGAGGCAGAGCAGTTTGTTGCTTATTTTACAGAAAAATATGGCAGGCAAGAAGTGGACAAGGCCTTTAGAAACCAAAAAAACAAAATAGAAATGACGATTACCTATTACCCTCAGATCAATGTATACAATGGAGTGTCTTCTGTTCAGTTCATTATCAGCCATTATCGGTAG
- a CDS encoding ferritin family protein, which translates to MTLPETVKMYIDEGVSDSQYYKQLADMAPDQVSQQLLNEMSDSEMQHAKEFGAIYQGMTGEAYTPRVSSSLQRRPYREALRDKALSEGYRYRRYMSNYNRGLGDALLLGSLFGAAVDKNLNSIALLYLLSRL; encoded by the coding sequence ATGACTTTACCGGAAACAGTTAAAATGTACATCGATGAGGGCGTATCGGACAGTCAATATTACAAGCAGCTGGCTGATATGGCTCCGGATCAGGTAAGCCAGCAGCTCTTAAATGAGATGTCCGACAGCGAAATGCAGCACGCAAAAGAATTTGGTGCCATCTATCAAGGGATGACAGGAGAGGCGTATACCCCCCGTGTCTCCAGTTCTCTGCAAAGAAGACCATACCGTGAAGCTCTCCGTGACAAGGCTCTGTCCGAAGGCTATCGCTACCGCAGATACATGTCCAACTATAACAGAGGGTTAGGAGACGCCCTGCTGCTAGGTTCCCTGTTTGGTGCCGCCGTAGACAAAAACTTGAATTCCATTGCACTGCTTTACCTCTTAAGCAGACTTTAA
- a CDS encoding murein hydrolase activator EnvC family protein, producing the protein MRKVISYTLVFVLVFSFGAVGLTYAGSSTQNQLNDVNGQLSNVKSQLKEGKKLENSLNKEIQDLEGKINASQKEIDALNGNITATQNKITEALAQLDQLEKDMDVQNTNLNSRLRTMYKNGSAGFVDVLLGSTSVTDLMTNLDRVQRIYDSDKQLMEQLQQEHNMIDAQKKNLLNLQSQLVATKQEEAEKKSALSEDKSVVADKKAEVASDNKALEEMEQSFLAEANRLKAEILASQSTGTTYKGGSMAWPAPGVTKITSPFGYRIHPILKVKKLHTGVDIGAPSGTTIVAANAGTVIKAGWNNSYGNMIMIDHGGGIVTLYAHNSSLLVKTGDVVARGQAISKSGSTGQSTGPHLHFEVRVNGNYVDPLSGWI; encoded by the coding sequence ATGAGAAAAGTAATATCCTATACTTTAGTATTTGTGTTGGTATTTTCTTTTGGAGCCGTAGGTCTTACATATGCCGGAAGCTCCACACAGAATCAGCTGAACGACGTAAACGGTCAGTTAAGCAATGTAAAGAGCCAGCTGAAGGAAGGAAAAAAGCTGGAAAATTCTTTAAATAAGGAAATACAGGATCTGGAAGGTAAAATCAATGCTTCACAAAAAGAGATCGATGCCTTGAACGGAAATATCACGGCTACTCAGAATAAGATCACGGAAGCATTAGCCCAGTTAGATCAGCTGGAAAAGGATATGGACGTACAGAATACCAATCTGAACAGCAGATTGAGAACTATGTATAAAAACGGTTCGGCAGGATTTGTAGATGTGCTGCTGGGCTCCACCAGTGTTACAGACCTTATGACCAATCTGGACAGAGTCCAGCGGATTTATGACAGTGATAAACAGCTGATGGAACAGCTCCAGCAGGAGCACAATATGATCGATGCGCAGAAAAAGAACCTGCTGAATCTTCAATCCCAGCTTGTGGCAACTAAACAGGAAGAAGCTGAAAAAAAGTCTGCACTGAGCGAGGATAAGTCTGTAGTTGCAGATAAGAAGGCAGAGGTCGCAAGCGACAATAAGGCCTTGGAGGAAATGGAGCAATCCTTCCTGGCAGAAGCCAACCGGCTGAAAGCGGAAATTTTAGCTTCCCAAAGCACAGGTACTACATATAAGGGCGGCAGTATGGCATGGCCTGCTCCCGGAGTTACGAAAATAACTTCCCCCTTTGGATACAGAATTCATCCGATTCTTAAGGTGAAAAAGCTTCATACCGGTGTGGATATCGGTGCACCTTCCGGAACTACAATCGTGGCTGCCAATGCAGGGACGGTCATCAAGGCAGGCTGGAATAACAGCTATGGCAACATGATCATGATCGACCATGGCGGCGGTATCGTAACCTTGTATGCACACAATTCCAGTTTGTTGGTGAAAACCGGAGATGTGGTGGCCAGAGGACAAGCTATTTCAAAATCGGGATCTACAGGACAGTCTACAGGTCCTCATCTTCACTTTGAGGTTCGTGTAAACGGAAACTATGTGGATCCGCTGAGCGGTTGGATATAA